In Methylotenera sp. L2L1, the following proteins share a genomic window:
- a CDS encoding DUF2231 domain-containing protein has product MPEIIPNLHPLIVHFPIALTTVSAVFHIAAVATRGTSIFSNFAILARTLLWLSALSVLPAVFFGWQAYNSVTHDDVSHATMLIHRNWALGTSILLIILAGWDVWRNKVGSPTAWWFVISVIGAWSMVVITAWHGGELVYRHGLGVMSLPVPQGGVGHGHHSDTTTDMGEHSHADKVPDDQVQEHSQHEHTH; this is encoded by the coding sequence ATGCCTGAAATAATTCCTAACCTGCATCCGTTGATAGTGCACTTTCCAATTGCACTTACCACGGTGTCAGCTGTTTTTCATATTGCGGCAGTGGCAACGCGAGGGACGTCAATTTTCAGCAACTTTGCGATTCTTGCTCGCACTCTATTGTGGCTAAGCGCGTTATCAGTATTGCCAGCCGTGTTTTTTGGCTGGCAGGCTTATAACAGCGTAACCCATGATGATGTCAGCCACGCTACTATGTTAATCCACCGCAACTGGGCGCTAGGAACATCAATATTGTTAATCATTCTAGCTGGTTGGGATGTCTGGCGTAATAAGGTCGGCTCACCCACTGCCTGGTGGTTTGTAATTTCGGTGATTGGTGCGTGGAGTATGGTTGTCATCACGGCATGGCATGGTGGAGAGTTAGTCTATCGGCATGGATTGGGAGTCATGTCACTGCCAGTACCACAAGGTGGTGTTGGACATGGTCACCACAGTGACACAACGACAGACATGGGTGAACATTCCCATGCAGATAAAGTGCCAGATGATCAAGTTCAAGAGCATTCGCAGCATGAGCATACACATTAA
- the tnpC gene encoding IS66 family transposase, translating to MPNQPLLPEMSDEEAEMLDRLFNPKTHGEVRVEKDERNNQLIVNWYDEGLSSYSHMNMETRNEIYSAQTFLRLHKDFVVLADRSKTLEQENEYLKNQVALFKHKEFGASSEQLTSPTIEVENVANDCVGVSLSATDLANQDKKPRLVSSNAGRKPLPAHLPRERVEYKLPPEKQVCECCAGKLHEFGEEMTERLTVIPAQYKVIQHVRQKYVCRNCDKFTVAEGSKSLIPGSSYSSPEFLADVAVKRYQFGLPYYRQETIFNHAGLPFNRTTLANLMIGCVDKLQPLYAVLKSELRNQDIIHADETSFQVLKETNRLPQSNSYAWMYCSAAKANKPVVLFEYQATRSGSHPVKFLTGDDNNRFEGYLLTDGYSGYNNIAGVTRVGCMAHVRRKFDEALKILPIGTENSYAHQAMRLIGSLYAIERKISEQPPEVRYKIRQAESLPILLEMKQWLDKLYPDVVPKSLLGKAINYALSQWRYVSKYVEDGRLAIDNNIAEREIKAFVIGRKNWLFADSTDGAEANAVMYSLVQTAIANGIEPYRYLCHVFERMPYMKNSKDVESLLPWNVRFAENENLRIAA from the coding sequence ATGCCTAATCAACCACTTTTGCCTGAAATGAGCGATGAAGAGGCAGAAATGCTTGATAGATTGTTTAACCCTAAGACTCATGGTGAAGTACGTGTTGAAAAAGATGAAAGAAATAATCAGTTAATAGTCAATTGGTACGACGAAGGACTCTCTTCCTACAGCCATATGAATATGGAAACACGCAATGAAATTTATAGCGCCCAAACCTTCTTAAGGTTACATAAAGATTTTGTTGTTCTGGCAGATAGGTCTAAAACTCTTGAGCAAGAAAATGAGTATCTCAAAAACCAGGTAGCACTATTCAAACACAAAGAGTTTGGCGCAAGCTCAGAGCAGCTAACTTCACCTACAATCGAAGTGGAAAATGTAGCAAATGATTGTGTTGGAGTGAGCCTATCTGCAACAGACTTAGCCAATCAAGATAAAAAGCCAAGGCTAGTCTCAAGCAATGCTGGAAGAAAACCACTACCAGCACACCTGCCGCGAGAAAGAGTCGAATACAAACTGCCACCAGAAAAACAAGTCTGTGAATGTTGTGCAGGCAAGTTGCATGAGTTTGGTGAAGAAATGACCGAGCGACTAACTGTGATTCCTGCACAATATAAAGTAATTCAGCATGTAAGGCAGAAATATGTTTGCCGTAACTGTGACAAATTCACAGTTGCTGAGGGTTCAAAATCATTAATACCTGGCAGCAGCTACAGTAGCCCAGAATTTTTAGCAGATGTTGCAGTAAAGCGATACCAGTTTGGTCTGCCATATTATCGCCAAGAAACAATATTTAATCATGCAGGATTACCTTTCAATCGCACTACATTGGCGAACTTGATGATTGGTTGTGTAGATAAGTTGCAACCACTGTATGCAGTACTGAAATCTGAGTTACGTAATCAAGATATCATTCACGCAGATGAAACCAGTTTCCAAGTACTTAAAGAGACAAATCGCCTACCTCAATCAAATTCATATGCGTGGATGTATTGCAGTGCTGCAAAAGCAAATAAACCTGTAGTGCTATTTGAATATCAAGCTACAAGATCTGGTAGTCACCCAGTGAAATTTCTAACTGGAGATGATAACAATCGATTTGAAGGTTATTTATTAACAGATGGATACTCTGGATATAACAATATAGCAGGAGTGACAAGGGTTGGTTGTATGGCTCATGTCAGGCGAAAGTTTGACGAAGCTCTCAAAATATTACCTATAGGAACTGAAAACTCTTATGCTCACCAAGCAATGAGATTGATTGGTAGTTTATACGCTATTGAGCGAAAAATTTCAGAACAACCACCTGAGGTTAGGTACAAGATTAGGCAAGCTGAAAGCCTGCCAATTTTGCTTGAGATGAAACAATGGTTAGATAAATTGTATCCCGATGTTGTACCAAAGAGCTTACTAGGTAAAGCGATAAACTATGCGCTCAGTCAATGGCGTTACGTATCAAAGTACGTTGAGGATGGTAGACTAGCTATTGATAACAATATCGCAGAGCGTGAAATTAAGGCCTTTGTTATTGGCAGGAAAAACTGGCTATTCGCAGACAGTACCGATGGCGCGGAAGCAAACGCTGTGATGTATAGCTTGGTGCAAACGGCTATCGCGAATGGAATAGAACCATATAGGTATCTATGTCATGTATTTGAGCGCATGCCATATATGAAAAATTCTAAAGATGTTGAATCACTATTGCCATGGAATGTAAGGTTTGCGGAAAATGAAAATTTAAGAATTGCAGCTTAA
- a CDS encoding heavy-metal-associated domain-containing protein, translated as MKTEFLKVTGMTCGGCVNSLTRALKSINGVDGVQVELSTGDTQVQYDENLTTTDQIRSAVKNAGYGLVG; from the coding sequence ATGAAAACAGAATTTTTAAAAGTAACCGGCATGACATGTGGTGGTTGCGTAAATAGTTTAACGCGAGCACTGAAATCTATTAACGGTGTTGATGGAGTGCAGGTGGAGTTATCAACTGGCGATACTCAGGTTCAATACGACGAGAATTTGACTACCACGGATCAGATTAGATCGGCTGTGAAAAACGCTGGGTACGGTTTGGTTGGTTAG
- a CDS encoding heavy metal translocating P-type ATPase: MHNNNSEQLKDPVCGMNVTEQSQHSLQHAGRMFYFCSARCKGEFTENPSQYHQSNPVNVGSVTAEINATGTVYTCPMHPEVRQDKLGVCPKCGMSLEPEMPTLEEGESPELVDFKRRFIWTLPLTIIVTVLAMLGHRLQWFEMTTQSWIELVLSLPIVLWAGWPFFQRGVQSVINRKPNMWTLIGLGTSAAFVYSVVATVAPDVFPESFIAMGRVAVYFEAAAVIISLTLLGQVLELKARSQTSAAIKSLLGLAPKTARRINADGSEEDVPLTHVHVGDTLRVRPGEKVPVDGIVIEGGSAVDESMLTGEPVPVTKRVGDKLIGATLNTNGALVLRAEKVGAQTVLSSIVQMVMQAQRSRAPMQRMADHVAGYFVVTVVVIAILTFFAWGIFGPEPSWVYGLINAVAVLIIACPCALGLATPMSIMVATGKAASQGVLFRDAAAIENFRKIDTIIVDKTGTLTEGKPRFDRIIANKGFTEDEVLRLAASLDQGSEHPLADAIVQAAREKGLVLDKVEAFDSISGIGVKGIVTGKALALGNTALMTQIGVSVEDLKPQAEALRAEGASVMILAVDGKMAGLLAVSDPIKASSLEALSILRSFDIRVIMATGDGLATAKSVAAKLGIDEVYGEVRPADKLALVDKLQREGRFVAMAGDGINDAPALAKANVGVAMGTGTDVAMNSAQVTLVKGDLRGIAQARAISEQTIINMKQNLTFAFVYNSLGVPLAAGLLYPLTGWLLSPMIAALAMSLSSVSVITNALRLR; encoded by the coding sequence ATGCATAACAATAACTCTGAACAGTTAAAAGATCCTGTATGCGGAATGAATGTTACTGAACAGTCTCAACATTCATTGCAGCATGCAGGAAGAATGTTTTATTTCTGCAGTGCAAGATGTAAAGGGGAGTTTACAGAAAATCCTTCTCAATATCATCAATCTAATCCTGTTAATGTTGGGTCAGTAACAGCTGAAATAAATGCTACGGGTACAGTTTATACCTGCCCAATGCACCCCGAGGTACGTCAGGACAAGCTTGGAGTTTGTCCTAAGTGCGGCATGTCACTTGAGCCGGAAATGCCAACATTGGAAGAAGGTGAAAGTCCAGAATTAGTGGATTTCAAACGACGCTTTATATGGACATTGCCACTTACCATTATCGTCACAGTGTTAGCGATGCTAGGTCACAGATTACAGTGGTTCGAAATGACAACACAAAGCTGGATCGAGCTCGTTCTTTCATTACCGATTGTGTTATGGGCAGGCTGGCCTTTCTTCCAGCGGGGTGTGCAGTCAGTCATTAATCGCAAACCCAACATGTGGACTTTGATTGGTTTAGGAACATCAGCCGCTTTTGTCTACAGCGTTGTTGCTACGGTAGCTCCTGATGTTTTTCCAGAATCGTTTATAGCCATGGGGCGTGTGGCAGTCTACTTTGAGGCAGCTGCCGTGATCATTTCCCTGACCTTGCTAGGTCAGGTGCTTGAGCTTAAAGCACGCTCACAGACATCAGCTGCAATTAAATCATTACTAGGGTTAGCACCTAAGACTGCCCGCAGGATTAATGCCGATGGCAGTGAAGAGGATGTGCCTTTGACGCACGTTCATGTCGGTGACACGCTTCGCGTTCGTCCAGGTGAGAAAGTACCCGTTGATGGCATTGTGATTGAGGGAGGAAGTGCCGTTGATGAATCCATGCTGACTGGCGAACCTGTTCCCGTGACAAAACGTGTCGGTGATAAGCTGATTGGTGCAACGCTAAACACAAACGGTGCATTAGTATTACGCGCCGAAAAAGTGGGTGCTCAGACTGTTCTCTCCAGTATTGTGCAAATGGTGATGCAAGCACAACGCTCCAGAGCCCCTATGCAGCGCATGGCTGATCATGTGGCTGGCTATTTTGTCGTGACGGTTGTAGTTATCGCGATACTGACATTTTTTGCTTGGGGAATATTTGGCCCTGAGCCAAGTTGGGTTTATGGTCTTATTAATGCTGTTGCTGTTCTTATTATTGCCTGCCCATGTGCACTAGGGCTGGCAACGCCGATGTCTATTATGGTTGCTACAGGTAAGGCAGCTTCTCAAGGCGTGTTATTCCGTGATGCGGCAGCCATAGAGAACTTCCGTAAAATTGACACCATCATTGTCGATAAGACAGGGACGCTAACAGAAGGCAAACCTAGATTTGACCGTATTATTGCTAACAAAGGGTTCACCGAGGATGAAGTGCTGCGTCTGGCGGCTAGTTTAGATCAGGGAAGTGAACATCCTCTGGCAGATGCTATTGTGCAAGCCGCGCGAGAAAAGGGGCTTGTACTGGATAAGGTAGAAGCATTTGATTCAATTTCTGGTATCGGTGTTAAAGGGATTGTGACTGGCAAAGCACTTGCGTTAGGCAATACTGCACTGATGACGCAAATTGGTGTATCTGTAGAAGATTTGAAGCCACAGGCAGAAGCATTAAGAGCCGAGGGGGCTAGTGTCATGATATTGGCGGTAGATGGGAAAATGGCCGGATTACTAGCTGTTTCTGACCCAATTAAGGCAAGTTCATTAGAAGCATTGAGCATTCTCAGATCGTTTGATATTCGGGTAATCATGGCAACCGGAGATGGTCTTGCAACAGCAAAATCAGTAGCTGCCAAACTTGGTATTGATGAGGTCTATGGCGAAGTCAGGCCTGCTGACAAATTAGCGCTGGTAGATAAATTACAACGTGAGGGCCGTTTCGTTGCAATGGCGGGCGATGGTATCAACGACGCACCTGCGCTGGCTAAAGCGAATGTAGGTGTCGCAATGGGGACTGGAACAGACGTTGCAATGAATAGTGCCCAAGTGACTCTTGTAAAAGGTGACCTGCGCGGCATCGCTCAAGCGAGAGCAATCTCGGAGCAGACGATTATTAATATGAAGCAAAACCTTACCTTTGCCTTCGTTTACAATTCACTAGGTGTACCTTTGGCGGCTGGCCTGCTTTACCCACTGACAGGATGGTTACTATCACCGATGATTGCAGCTCTAGCCATGAGTTTGAGTTCTGTATCTGTGATTACCAATGCATTACGTTTGAGGTAA